The Desulfoscipio gibsoniae DSM 7213 genome contains a region encoding:
- a CDS encoding amidoligase family protein: MKNLTFGIEIELTGISREAAAKAVAGYFGTSAHYLGGGYDKWEAPDNQGRSWFIMNDSSIRPETKRQGKRIAAGLDHRLELVSPICTYSDIETVQEIIRALRKAGAFCNRSCGLHVHVGKERFTAKTLRNLVNIVASKEDLIYQALQVDEQRKRRYCQKVKESFLEELNRRKPTELEQLADLWYQGYSGSRSQHYHSSRYHGLNLHATFNGPTVEFRLFNGTTHAGKVKAYIQFCLAVSYQALSQKNASAKKTETSNPKYTFRTWLLRLGLIGKEFETARLHLLKNLEGDSAFRNGRQVAGL, translated from the coding sequence ATGAAAAACTTAACCTTTGGGATAGAAATTGAACTCACCGGGATTAGCAGGGAAGCAGCTGCCAAAGCAGTGGCGGGATACTTCGGCACCAGCGCCCACTACCTTGGCGGCGGCTACGACAAATGGGAAGCGCCGGACAACCAAGGCCGCAGCTGGTTTATTATGAACGACAGCAGCATCAGGCCGGAAACCAAGCGGCAAGGCAAAAGAATCGCAGCGGGATTGGACCACCGGTTGGAGCTGGTTTCCCCCATCTGCACCTACAGCGACATCGAAACGGTGCAGGAGATTATCAGAGCCTTAAGAAAAGCCGGAGCCTTCTGCAACCGCAGTTGTGGGCTGCACGTCCATGTTGGCAAAGAAAGATTCACCGCCAAAACTTTACGGAATCTGGTCAACATTGTGGCCAGCAAAGAGGACTTGATTTACCAAGCTCTGCAGGTGGACGAGCAGCGGAAACGCCGGTACTGCCAAAAGGTAAAGGAGAGCTTTTTGGAAGAACTGAACCGGCGAAAGCCAACGGAGCTGGAGCAGCTGGCCGACCTTTGGTACCAGGGTTACAGCGGCAGCCGCAGCCAACATTACCACAGCAGCCGCTACCACGGGTTAAACTTACATGCTACTTTCAACGGCCCCACGGTGGAGTTTAGGCTTTTCAACGGAACCACCCACGCCGGGAAAGTCAAAGCCTACATACAGTTTTGCTTGGCGGTAAGTTACCAGGCTTTAAGCCAAAAGAACGCCAGCGCCAAGAAGACTGAGACCTCAAACCCCAAGTACACTTTTAGAACCTGGCTTTTGAGACTAGGCCTTATTGGCAAAGAATTTGAAACCGCCAGGCTTCACCTTTTAAAGAACCTGGAAGGCGACAGCGCCTTTAGAAACGGCAGACAGGTGGCTGGGCTTTAA